From Rhinopithecus roxellana isolate Shanxi Qingling chromosome 17, ASM756505v1, whole genome shotgun sequence, one genomic window encodes:
- the FAM178B gene encoding protein FAM178B isoform X2 has protein sequence MLGQQDTLPLWQEKTQLSSLSRLLGLMRPSSLRQYLGSVPLPPSQEQQPKASAELDHKACYLCHSLLMLAGVVVNCRDITPDQWGELQLLCMQLDRHISAQIRESPQATHHTMLKDLATQTYIRWQELLTHCQPQAQYFSPWKDI, from the exons ATGCTGGGCCAGCAGGATACACTCCCTCTCTGGCAAGAGAAGACCCAG cTGTCCTCGCTCAGCCGGCTCCTGGGCCTCATGAGGCCATCATCTCTCAGGCAGTACCTGGGCTCTGTGCCCTTGCCACCCTCCCAGGAGCAACAGCCAAAGGCTAGTGCCGAGCTGGACCACAAG GCCTGCTACCTGTGCCACAGCCTTCTGATGCTGGCCGGGGTGGTTGTCAACTGCCGAGACATCACTCCAGACCAGTGG GGCGAGCTGCAGCTGCTGTGCATGCAGTTGGATCGCCACATCAGCGCGCAGATCCGGGAGAGCCCTCAGGCCACGCACCACACCATGCTCAAGGACCTGGCTACCCAGACCTACATCCGCTGGCAGGAGCTGCTGACCCACTGCCAGCCCCAG GCCCAGTACTTCAGCCCCTGGAAAGACATCTAA
- the FAM178B gene encoding protein FAM178B isoform X3 translates to MLSSLSRLLGLMRPSSLRQYLGSVPLPPSQEQQPKASAELDHKACYLCHSLLMLAGVVVNCRDITPDQWGELQLLCMQLDRHISAQIRESPQATHHTMLKDLATQTYIRWQELLTHCQPQAQYFSPWKDI, encoded by the exons ATG cTGTCCTCGCTCAGCCGGCTCCTGGGCCTCATGAGGCCATCATCTCTCAGGCAGTACCTGGGCTCTGTGCCCTTGCCACCCTCCCAGGAGCAACAGCCAAAGGCTAGTGCCGAGCTGGACCACAAG GCCTGCTACCTGTGCCACAGCCTTCTGATGCTGGCCGGGGTGGTTGTCAACTGCCGAGACATCACTCCAGACCAGTGG GGCGAGCTGCAGCTGCTGTGCATGCAGTTGGATCGCCACATCAGCGCGCAGATCCGGGAGAGCCCTCAGGCCACGCACCACACCATGCTCAAGGACCTGGCTACCCAGACCTACATCCGCTGGCAGGAGCTGCTGACCCACTGCCAGCCCCAG GCCCAGTACTTCAGCCCCTGGAAAGACATCTAA